A region of Fibrobacter succinogenes subsp. succinogenes S85 DNA encodes the following proteins:
- a CDS encoding type B 50S ribosomal protein L31, whose amino-acid sequence MLGSQQLLHRKFYNKEGIHPNYQPVVFVDANTGKEYITRSTKSSAEKKTIDGVEYNVISLEITADTHPFWTGKQHRVDTAGRIDSFNKRYGGGANITSAKRKTRKAAPVKAEEEA is encoded by the coding sequence ATTTTAGGCTCTCAACAATTACTTCACAGGAAGTTTTATAATAAAGAAGGTATCCACCCTAATTATCAACCGGTCGTGTTCGTCGATGCGAATACGGGTAAAGAATACATCACCCGCTCCACGAAGTCTTCCGCCGAAAAGAAGACTATCGATGGTGTTGAATATAACGTGATTTCCTTGGAAATCACTGCTGATACCCATCCGTTCTGGACGGGCAAGCAGCATCGCGTGGATACGGCTGGCCGTATCGACAGCTTCAACAAGCGCTATGGCGGCGGTGCTAACATCACCTCTGCAAAGCGTAAGACTCGCAAGGCTGCTCCGGTCAAGGCTGAAGAAGAAGCTTAA
- a CDS encoding BamA/TamA family outer membrane protein, whose protein sequence is MKLWWQNTLFCVVAVLLLGAVLCCASECRIVRVEWVGDHSEFEELSMNDVVGAPCDSWRGAKQKLLRYYEDKGFLGAKLQVAVDSAGVMRCEFVRGSAWVWARPENLDSGATDVDVFARLTGLELGGKVSLSDLERSERKMARLGYYEKTADVRLFRDPVRNRIIPAYSMRAVPISAAEGFLTYSSDDNVWEGKINLDLYNILGTGRDLQMEGYSQSDSRRLEGLYRERFIFGTSWDVVVRGFFEDDSLSRNSRLELGVSRNIGFSFDVAAFVGIGNDEKSSTLELSYISFDRSVLPRSGMSVDLSLAWMMDRPDSLDSYLRLQSSLVYYLPLWKNFIVRYSAAAGAMLPSGGAFAREDLFSLGGINSFKGMMYGFMRTRAYGFSQAAFLWQDGYDLSIELFFQPGLYRRMKPFHGWASEHDYGIGFTQYRKSWSFSIYYALRNGCDYLDGVLGFGVKTLF, encoded by the coding sequence ATGAAGTTGTGGTGGCAAAATACTTTGTTCTGCGTTGTGGCGGTACTCTTGTTGGGTGCGGTTTTGTGCTGTGCCTCAGAATGCCGTATTGTGCGTGTGGAATGGGTGGGTGACCATAGCGAATTTGAAGAACTCTCGATGAATGATGTTGTCGGGGCGCCTTGTGATTCCTGGCGTGGCGCAAAACAGAAATTGTTGCGGTATTACGAGGATAAGGGATTCCTTGGGGCAAAATTGCAGGTGGCTGTGGACAGTGCTGGCGTCATGCGTTGCGAGTTTGTACGTGGTAGCGCATGGGTGTGGGCAAGACCGGAAAATCTTGATTCCGGGGCGACCGATGTCGATGTCTTTGCGCGTTTGACGGGGCTTGAACTTGGTGGAAAAGTTTCGCTTTCGGATTTGGAACGTTCTGAACGCAAGATGGCGCGATTGGGCTATTACGAGAAGACCGCCGATGTGCGCTTGTTCCGCGATCCGGTGCGCAACCGCATTATACCGGCGTATTCCATGCGGGCGGTCCCGATTTCTGCGGCGGAAGGTTTCCTCACGTATTCGAGCGATGATAATGTCTGGGAAGGTAAGATCAATCTTGACTTGTACAACATCTTGGGGACTGGGCGCGATTTGCAGATGGAAGGCTATTCGCAGAGTGATTCCCGCCGGTTGGAAGGCTTGTATCGCGAACGGTTTATCTTTGGAACGTCATGGGATGTCGTTGTGCGAGGATTCTTTGAGGACGATTCGCTGTCACGCAATTCGCGGCTGGAACTGGGCGTGTCGCGGAACATTGGCTTTAGCTTTGATGTTGCTGCGTTTGTGGGCATTGGCAATGACGAGAAAAGTTCAACGCTGGAACTTTCATACATTTCGTTTGACCGGAGCGTTTTGCCTCGAAGCGGAATGTCGGTGGATTTGTCGCTTGCGTGGATGATGGATCGCCCGGATTCACTCGATAGCTATTTGCGTCTGCAGTCGTCGCTTGTGTATTATTTGCCGCTGTGGAAGAACTTTATTGTGCGGTATTCAGCGGCGGCTGGCGCTATGCTCCCGTCGGGTGGTGCGTTTGCGCGTGAGGACTTGTTTAGTCTGGGAGGCATCAACTCGTTCAAGGGGATGATGTATGGTTTTATGCGGACGCGGGCGTACGGTTTTTCGCAGGCCGCGTTCTTATGGCAGGATGGCTACGATTTGTCGATTGAGCTTTTCTTCCAGCCGGGGCTTTATAGGCGGATGAAGCCGTTCCACGGGTGGGCTAGTGAACACGATTATGGTATCGGGTTTACGCAGTACCGCAAGTCCTGGAGCTTTAGCATTTACTATGCGCTCCGCAATGGGTGCGATTATTTGGACGGTGTGCTTGGCTTTGGTGTGAAGACGCTGTTCTAG
- a CDS encoding roadblock/LC7 domain-containing protein, translating into MSDYTIYSDDANKVRRLMSAYQASVKCEYVVLCHRDGNIIAEVGSLGSDLDATPLAVLSIAAFDSSRQIGVMLGGEKFQSVSFTGENRSVYISPVDRSLLLVQVFNGGRLPNRIDDFNRLLVEKLEDAVPAFTQNTSSLVR; encoded by the coding sequence ATGAGCGATTATACAATTTATTCTGATGATGCTAACAAAGTGCGTCGCTTGATGTCTGCTTATCAGGCAAGTGTCAAGTGCGAATATGTTGTTCTTTGCCATCGCGATGGAAATATCATTGCGGAAGTCGGTTCCCTCGGCTCTGATCTCGATGCTACTCCTCTTGCGGTATTGAGTATCGCTGCATTTGATTCCTCGCGCCAGATTGGCGTGATGCTCGGTGGCGAAAAGTTCCAGTCCGTTTCTTTTACGGGCGAGAACCGTTCCGTTTATATTTCTCCTGTGGACAGGTCGCTCCTGCTTGTGCAGGTGTTTAACGGGGGCAGGCTCCCGAACCGCATTGACGACTTTAACCGTTTGCTGGTTGAAAAGCTAGAGGACGCCGTTCCTGCGTTCACGCAGAATACGAGCAGTCTCGTTCGCTAG
- the rpsT gene encoding 30S ribosomal protein S20 has product MPQHKSCKKRLLQAEKANAMNRSTRSAIRASLKVIRTAATKAAALEEMPKLFSMLDKAAVSHRAGFCANRAANYKAKVAKVINGLA; this is encoded by the coding sequence GTGCCTCAACACAAGTCTTGCAAAAAGCGTTTGCTCCAGGCCGAAAAGGCCAACGCAATGAACCGTTCCACTCGTAGCGCTATCCGTGCCAGCCTCAAGGTTATCCGCACTGCTGCTACGAAAGCTGCTGCCCTCGAAGAAATGCCGAAGCTCTTCAGCATGCTCGATAAGGCTGCCGTTTCTCACCGCGCTGGTTTCTGCGCCAACCGTGCTGCCAACTACAAGGCCAAGGTTGCTAAGGTCATCAACGGCCTCGCTTAA
- a CDS encoding DegT/DnrJ/EryC1/StrS family aminotransferase has translation MIPFINVRAQREAYLSEFKQAEQEVLDSGCFIGGPQVQALETELAEFTGAKHAITCGSGTDALTIALLALGLEPEDEVIVPDFTFIAPAECVMRLGGIPKFADIDAETLQISVESIESLIGEKTRGIIAVNLFGQCAPYAEIRKCARANNLWLIEDSAQAFGAMQNGVPACTFGDISITSFYPAKPLGCYGDGGALFTANDELAKKIRLIANHGSQQRYIHEICGMNSRLDALQAAVLRVKLRHFKDELKKRSENASKYNEFFNAVPGIAPQKIAVGNTSTYAQYTVLADDRPAFLKQLENAGVPYCIHYPQPLHTQPCFKGLNQGIGNGNAIEACQKVVSLPMCAFTDVDEIIARLKKVM, from the coding sequence ATGATTCCGTTTATCAATGTACGTGCACAGCGCGAAGCCTATTTATCCGAATTTAAGCAAGCCGAACAAGAAGTCCTCGACAGCGGCTGTTTTATCGGAGGGCCGCAAGTCCAAGCGCTAGAAACGGAACTTGCAGAATTCACAGGCGCAAAGCACGCCATCACCTGCGGTAGTGGAACGGACGCTTTAACAATCGCCCTCCTCGCCCTTGGGCTTGAACCGGAAGACGAAGTCATCGTCCCAGACTTTACCTTTATCGCCCCCGCCGAATGTGTGATGCGCCTCGGAGGCATCCCGAAATTTGCAGATATCGACGCAGAAACGCTCCAGATCAGCGTAGAAAGCATTGAATCGTTGATTGGCGAAAAAACGCGCGGGATTATCGCGGTCAACTTGTTCGGGCAGTGCGCCCCGTATGCGGAAATCCGGAAATGCGCCCGCGCAAACAACCTTTGGCTGATCGAAGATTCCGCTCAGGCGTTCGGGGCCATGCAAAACGGAGTCCCCGCTTGCACGTTCGGCGACATTTCCATCACGAGCTTTTACCCAGCCAAGCCGCTTGGCTGCTACGGCGACGGCGGAGCGCTCTTCACCGCAAACGATGAACTCGCGAAAAAAATCCGTCTCATCGCAAACCACGGCAGCCAACAGCGATACATTCACGAAATCTGTGGCATGAACAGCAGACTAGACGCCCTCCAGGCAGCAGTCCTTCGTGTGAAGCTTCGCCATTTCAAGGACGAGCTCAAGAAGCGCAGCGAGAACGCAAGCAAATACAACGAATTTTTCAATGCTGTTCCGGGAATCGCGCCGCAAAAAATCGCAGTCGGCAACACGAGCACATATGCGCAATACACTGTATTAGCGGATGACCGCCCTGCATTCCTAAAGCAACTAGAAAACGCCGGAGTTCCGTACTGCATCCACTACCCACAGCCTTTGCACACGCAACCATGCTTTAAGGGACTCAATCAAGGGATCGGAAACGGCAATGCCATTGAGGCCTGCCAAAAAGTCGTAAGCCTCCCCATGTGCGCCTTTACAGATGTGGATGAGATTATCGCGAGACTTAAGAAAGTAATGTAG
- a CDS encoding Cof-type HAD-IIB family hydrolase — MKLLFTDLDGTLLDDEKNISQADMASIQAMIGAGHKFVMTTGRPLTSVKHIAEKYGFLKPGYFLVSFNGGLIYDCGTEQPILTRRIAVDQVKFIMDEAHKRGMHAHTYAGDLVVSEYETEQLKTYCRLMKMDYVVVDDIRNYYGGVNCNDGPINVVVKPPIKVNVITPFEHSSLVDFRAEMRTITAGKLFDVFSKPEMLEFSHMLSNKGAAVRYMADFYHEPIENTIAVGDEENDCPMIEAAGVGVAMANASPAAKAVANYVTEHDNNHSGITEVIEKFVL, encoded by the coding sequence ATGAAACTTTTATTTACTGATTTAGACGGCACGCTCCTCGATGACGAGAAGAATATTAGCCAGGCGGACATGGCTTCAATCCAGGCGATGATCGGGGCTGGTCACAAGTTCGTGATGACGACGGGGCGACCGCTCACAAGTGTAAAGCACATTGCCGAAAAGTACGGCTTCTTAAAGCCGGGATATTTTCTGGTGAGCTTTAATGGCGGTCTCATCTACGACTGCGGAACCGAACAGCCGATTTTGACACGCCGCATCGCTGTGGATCAGGTAAAGTTCATCATGGACGAGGCTCACAAGCGCGGAATGCATGCGCATACGTATGCGGGCGATTTGGTGGTCTCGGAATATGAGACGGAACAGCTCAAGACGTATTGCCGCTTGATGAAAATGGATTATGTTGTTGTAGATGACATCCGCAATTATTATGGTGGGGTTAATTGCAATGACGGTCCTATCAATGTGGTGGTCAAGCCGCCTATCAAGGTGAACGTGATTACGCCGTTTGAACATTCGAGCCTCGTGGATTTCCGTGCCGAGATGCGGACTATCACGGCGGGCAAGCTGTTTGATGTGTTTAGCAAGCCTGAAATGCTTGAGTTCTCGCACATGCTTTCGAACAAAGGTGCTGCTGTGCGCTATATGGCAGACTTCTATCACGAGCCGATTGAAAATACGATTGCCGTGGGCGATGAAGAAAATGATTGCCCGATGATCGAAGCGGCTGGTGTTGGGGTGGCTATGGCGAATGCGTCACCGGCGGCAAAGGCTGTCGCCAATTACGTGACCGAGCACGACAATAACCACTCCGGAATCACCGAAGTTATCGAGAAGTTTGTGTTGTAG
- a CDS encoding DHH family phosphoesterase, which produces MQIDDLLKEAKSVAIFGHVRPDGDCVGSTLGLYNYICDNYPTMKTRIFLERFPENYKILSNSNEINEFYNDEFGSFDLAFLLDSSTFDRVGANGECCIKAAKKTCNIDHHVSNPLNLCDVNYVDAKASSACEVLYFLLDPNKVSKATAECLYLGIVHDTGAFKFSSTGHKTMMVIGDLLEKGIDFTRIINETYYTRTYTQTLVTGYVMMSSKLALDGKVVYSYITPEDMDRYSVTPVELSSVIDTLREVTGTEVAIFLYPVNGDYKISLRSNYVVDVNKVAGVFGGGGHVRAAGASSKDSPEETIAKLLKVIQEQL; this is translated from the coding sequence ATGCAAATTGACGACTTATTGAAAGAAGCTAAAAGCGTTGCCATTTTTGGACACGTACGCCCCGACGGTGACTGCGTGGGTTCTACGCTTGGTCTTTACAACTATATCTGCGACAACTATCCGACCATGAAAACTCGCATTTTCTTGGAACGGTTTCCCGAGAACTACAAGATTCTCTCCAATTCCAACGAAATTAATGAATTTTACAACGACGAGTTTGGTTCGTTTGATTTAGCATTCCTTTTGGATTCCTCCACATTCGATCGCGTCGGCGCGAACGGAGAATGCTGCATCAAGGCAGCTAAAAAGACTTGCAACATCGACCACCACGTCAGCAATCCGCTAAACCTCTGCGACGTCAATTACGTAGATGCAAAGGCAAGTTCCGCATGTGAAGTTCTCTACTTTTTATTGGACCCGAATAAAGTCAGCAAGGCCACCGCAGAATGTTTGTACCTCGGCATCGTACACGACACAGGCGCCTTCAAGTTCAGCAGCACCGGTCACAAGACGATGATGGTCATTGGTGATTTGCTCGAAAAGGGCATTGATTTCACCCGCATCATCAACGAGACGTACTACACGAGAACGTACACCCAGACACTCGTAACAGGCTATGTGATGATGAGCAGCAAACTAGCCCTCGACGGAAAAGTCGTCTACAGCTACATCACACCCGAGGACATGGACCGCTATTCCGTAACTCCGGTTGAACTCAGCAGCGTCATCGACACCTTGCGCGAAGTCACCGGCACTGAAGTCGCCATATTCCTCTATCCAGTCAACGGCGATTACAAAATCAGCCTGCGCAGCAATTACGTTGTCGATGTCAACAAAGTTGCAGGAGTTTTTGGCGGAGGCGGCCACGTCCGCGCCGCAGGCGCAAGTTCCAAGGACTCGCCCGAAGAGACAATTGCAAAGCTATTGAAAGTTATCCAGGAACAACTTTAG
- a CDS encoding LysE family translocator yields the protein MLEFFIAALVIGIAPGPDNLFVLAQSATYGARLGFCIILGLCTGIAIHTCLLVAGVSALIAASPTAFFVIQCLGAAYLLYLAYKSFGVKAGVVQMNGDSRSEPGMTSARSLYMRGIIMNLTNPKVILFVLSLIPPAVRLERPIHPSLQMAIFGGEFILATMIVFGCIALLAGTVKKFLLTSPKANRNLNWFSGAVFVFLAVALFFV from the coding sequence ATGCTTGAATTTTTCATTGCCGCGCTTGTCATTGGGATCGCTCCTGGACCAGATAACCTTTTTGTGCTTGCCCAGAGCGCTACCTATGGGGCGCGTCTCGGTTTTTGCATTATCCTTGGGCTTTGCACAGGAATTGCTATTCATACCTGTCTGCTTGTGGCGGGCGTTTCGGCGTTGATTGCGGCTAGCCCGACGGCGTTTTTTGTCATCCAGTGCCTCGGCGCGGCATATCTGCTCTATCTCGCGTACAAGAGTTTCGGGGTGAAAGCCGGCGTTGTTCAGATGAATGGAGATTCCCGGTCGGAGCCGGGAATGACAAGTGCGCGTAGCCTTTACATGCGTGGCATTATCATGAATCTCACGAATCCGAAGGTGATTCTTTTTGTGCTTTCGCTGATTCCGCCGGCGGTGCGCTTGGAGCGTCCGATTCACCCGAGCTTGCAGATGGCTATTTTCGGCGGTGAATTTATTTTAGCGACAATGATTGTATTTGGGTGCATTGCGCTTTTAGCAGGGACTGTCAAGAAGTTCCTTTTGACATCGCCGAAGGCGAACCGCAATCTGAACTGGTTCAGCGGTGCGGTCTTCGTCTTCTTGGCTGTCGCGCTATTTTTTGTCTAA
- the mraY gene encoding phospho-N-acetylmuramoyl-pentapeptide-transferase, whose product MLCHWLYQTTNIDLFDGRLFRAGVAAMLSIILVLFFMPKYIRFLQRLDATSDFDKDGKTKSPPIMGGLLLVIVVEIVSLLVCQMNGYTISTLVILALFSAVGATDDMAKVRAKRLVNQGKLKAAEYMDKADGISSSLRLFLYFLFSFVVAVFCYKFIPELKGDLTIPFCPIDVFQIHLPNWIFVAFMTFVIAASANGTNFTDGLDSLVSVPILTSMVFVGLVAYVSGNFIFSQYLSVPYLPGCDELFPLATAIAGALLAYLWFNSPPAEIYMGDAGSVGFGAAIGIMFILVQAGLFLPIVCIIIIAEACSVLMQITWFKITKRTTGTGKRIFLCAPLHHHYQKKWDGRFPSKPLMNSKIVWRMHLVSIFALIFSMVVFFGIR is encoded by the coding sequence ATGCTTTGCCACTGGCTATATCAAACAACAAACATTGACCTTTTTGACGGTCGTCTGTTCCGTGCGGGTGTTGCCGCCATGCTTTCCATCATCCTGGTGCTCTTCTTCATGCCGAAGTACATACGCTTCTTGCAGAGATTGGACGCCACGAGCGATTTCGACAAGGACGGAAAGACAAAATCGCCTCCGATTATGGGCGGCCTTCTCCTCGTGATTGTCGTTGAAATTGTTTCACTGCTCGTTTGCCAGATGAACGGCTACACCATCTCGACTCTCGTGATTTTGGCACTGTTCAGCGCCGTGGGCGCCACCGACGATATGGCCAAGGTCCGTGCAAAGCGCCTCGTGAACCAAGGCAAGCTCAAAGCCGCCGAATACATGGACAAGGCGGACGGCATTTCCAGCTCTCTTAGACTTTTCCTCTACTTCTTGTTTAGCTTTGTCGTTGCCGTTTTCTGCTACAAGTTCATTCCCGAACTCAAGGGCGATTTGACCATTCCGTTCTGCCCGATTGACGTATTCCAGATCCACCTCCCCAACTGGATTTTCGTTGCCTTCATGACGTTTGTCATCGCAGCTTCTGCTAACGGAACGAACTTCACGGACGGTCTCGACAGCCTCGTTTCTGTACCGATTCTTACCAGCATGGTGTTCGTTGGACTCGTCGCTTACGTGAGCGGAAACTTCATCTTTAGCCAGTACTTGAGCGTTCCGTACCTCCCCGGTTGCGACGAACTCTTCCCACTCGCCACCGCCATCGCAGGCGCTTTGCTCGCCTACTTGTGGTTTAACAGTCCTCCGGCAGAAATCTACATGGGTGATGCCGGCTCCGTCGGCTTCGGTGCAGCAATCGGCATCATGTTCATTCTCGTGCAGGCAGGGCTTTTCCTCCCCATCGTTTGCATTATCATCATCGCCGAAGCTTGCTCTGTTTTGATGCAAATTACATGGTTCAAGATTACCAAGAGAACGACCGGCACCGGCAAGCGCATTTTCCTTTGCGCCCCGCTCCACCACCACTACCAAAAGAAATGGGATGGCCGCTTCCCGAGCAAGCCGCTCATGAACTCCAAGATTGTGTGGCGCATGCACCTCGTGAGCATCTTCGCCCTCATCTTCAGCATGGTCGTATTCTTCGGTATTAGGTAG
- a CDS encoding UTP--glucose-1-phosphate uridylyltransferase has protein sequence MNIIETLNAAGQQELAQHLESLTGDARANLERDILSQDWQELKALHAEKSAANLSDNVSADLTPMPWKLATDDLRYDFWKETGEILLGQGKVAAFLVAGGQGSRLGFDGPKGMFDIGLPSHKSLFQLQAERLRNLGARVGHAIPWCIMTSPLNHEATVNFFSENNFFGLNREDIRFFQQGTICALTADGKAVRDGEDHLALVPDGNGGCFRALAQSGTLAWLVERGVQYVFLYSVDNALCRICDPAFIGALAEKGTILSASKVVHKAGPNEKVGIFAFQNKKPGVVEYSDLPENFRDMTNADGSLTFDGGNIAIHLFKISGLRKLQTSKLPWHTARKTVCGIEKCFKFEQFLFDAFPQLGSMLPFGVVREEEFSPVKNAEGNDSPKTARIMIGKLHREWLRKAHVKIDEKKLYEISPTISYAGEGLKQSVFDRELGRNILEFDED, from the coding sequence ATGAATATCATCGAAACTTTGAACGCCGCAGGTCAGCAAGAACTGGCCCAACATTTGGAATCTTTGACGGGTGATGCCCGCGCAAATTTGGAACGCGATATTTTGAGCCAGGACTGGCAAGAACTCAAGGCTCTCCACGCCGAAAAGTCCGCAGCCAACTTGAGCGATAACGTTTCCGCCGACCTCACTCCAATGCCGTGGAAACTCGCGACCGACGATCTCCGTTATGATTTTTGGAAAGAAACAGGTGAAATTCTCCTCGGTCAAGGCAAAGTTGCCGCATTCCTCGTAGCAGGCGGTCAAGGTTCTCGTCTCGGTTTCGATGGTCCGAAGGGCATGTTCGATATCGGTCTCCCAAGCCACAAAAGTTTGTTCCAATTGCAGGCCGAACGCTTGCGCAACTTGGGCGCCCGCGTTGGTCACGCCATCCCGTGGTGCATCATGACGAGTCCATTGAACCACGAAGCGACGGTCAACTTTTTCAGCGAAAACAACTTCTTTGGTTTAAACCGCGAAGATATCCGATTCTTCCAGCAGGGAACGATTTGCGCTCTCACCGCAGACGGCAAGGCTGTCCGCGACGGCGAAGACCATTTGGCTCTCGTACCCGATGGAAATGGCGGTTGCTTCCGCGCTCTCGCCCAGAGCGGCACGCTCGCCTGGCTTGTAGAACGCGGCGTGCAGTACGTGTTCCTCTACAGCGTCGATAACGCCCTTTGCCGCATTTGCGATCCGGCATTCATTGGCGCGCTCGCCGAAAAAGGCACAATCCTCAGCGCCTCGAAGGTCGTCCACAAGGCTGGTCCGAACGAAAAAGTCGGCATTTTCGCCTTCCAGAACAAGAAGCCAGGCGTTGTCGAATACAGCGACCTTCCGGAAAACTTCCGCGACATGACGAATGCTGACGGTTCCCTCACATTCGACGGCGGCAACATCGCGATTCACTTGTTTAAAATCAGCGGACTCCGCAAGTTGCAGACTAGCAAGCTCCCGTGGCACACCGCACGCAAAACTGTTTGTGGCATTGAAAAGTGCTTCAAGTTCGAACAGTTCCTCTTTGACGCATTCCCGCAGCTCGGTTCCATGCTCCCGTTCGGCGTCGTGCGCGAAGAAGAATTCAGCCCGGTCAAGAATGCCGAAGGCAACGATTCTCCAAAGACGGCTCGCATCATGATTGGCAAGCTCCACCGCGAATGGCTCCGCAAGGCACATGTGAAAATCGACGAAAAGAAGTTGTACGAGATTTCGCCGACCATTAGCTACGCAGGCGAAGGTCTCAAGCAGAGCGTCTTTGACCGCGAACTCGGCAGAAACATCCTGGAATTTGACGAGGATTAG
- a CDS encoding lauroyl acyltransferase, producing MHRIKVITYKFLIYILLRLPDAFYAVLFAIVFPVYKALHKKRAYGRVEKHLATAKKYEARESDGTNKMQRNVKSPSPNAIAKINARDTFKGIFWNALESYRGLAHIKSVEKRIVYENEHIIRDAIADCAKTNAPIAGISIHQGAFELLHRALCRYSEHVHLITDSVGDIAFREVLKDLRSDPHLTEYHPDETGCLIRELFHTKGILAMVIDQGKHTKGNTVSLFGRPSTLYLRLPQKINEMGAGIVTFRTWSEKKRIVIRFEKYYPPKYDESFGNAENAASSESALVTKIAREVETWIAEHPEQWSWNYHGNFIG from the coding sequence ATGCACAGAATAAAAGTCATAACGTACAAGTTCCTAATCTACATTCTGCTGCGTTTGCCGGATGCGTTTTACGCAGTTCTTTTTGCTATCGTTTTCCCGGTTTACAAAGCTTTGCACAAGAAACGCGCCTACGGGCGCGTCGAAAAGCACTTGGCAACCGCAAAGAAATACGAGGCAAGAGAAAGCGACGGCACCAACAAGATGCAGCGCAATGTGAAAAGCCCGAGCCCAAACGCGATTGCAAAGATAAATGCGCGCGACACATTCAAAGGCATTTTCTGGAATGCGCTCGAATCCTACCGCGGACTCGCACATATCAAAAGCGTTGAAAAGCGAATCGTGTACGAAAACGAACACATCATTCGCGATGCCATCGCAGATTGTGCAAAAACTAACGCCCCCATCGCAGGCATCAGCATCCACCAAGGTGCCTTCGAGCTTTTGCACCGCGCACTCTGCCGCTACAGCGAACACGTACACCTCATTACAGATTCCGTCGGCGACATCGCATTCCGCGAAGTCCTCAAAGACCTCCGCAGCGACCCGCACCTGACCGAATATCATCCCGATGAAACAGGTTGCCTTATCCGCGAACTATTCCACACTAAAGGCATTCTCGCGATGGTCATCGACCAAGGCAAGCACACCAAAGGGAACACGGTCTCGCTATTCGGTCGCCCAAGTACGCTCTACTTGCGCCTCCCGCAAAAAATAAACGAGATGGGAGCAGGAATCGTCACATTCCGCACATGGAGCGAAAAGAAGCGCATCGTCATCCGCTTCGAAAAATATTACCCGCCAAAGTACGACGAAAGCTTCGGGAATGCAGAAAATGCCGCGTCATCAGAAAGCGCGCTCGTCACAAAAATCGCACGCGAAGTTGAAACGTGGATTGCCGAGCACCCCGAACAGTGGAGCTGGAATTACCACGGGAACTTCATTGGCTAG
- a CDS encoding Smr/MutS family protein, with amino-acid sequence MPLNADEEFQLEWIKNHQMEDKDELAEIQAEAEAEARPQRATRGKKMRRNPAAWEMPNPEDEIDLHGLTSEEAAEAVERRIDDLLIAGLSVLRVIHGGGNPEYGNVKRIIDRKVRSEWKNRVVFYKVEPDNAGSSIMKIGKPRPQVTKKKK; translated from the coding sequence ATGCCTTTAAATGCAGATGAAGAATTTCAATTAGAGTGGATCAAGAACCACCAAATGGAAGACAAGGACGAACTTGCCGAAATCCAGGCCGAGGCTGAAGCCGAAGCAAGACCGCAACGCGCCACCCGTGGCAAGAAAATGCGCCGCAATCCCGCCGCCTGGGAAATGCCGAACCCCGAAGATGAAATCGACCTTCACGGCCTCACCTCCGAAGAAGCAGCCGAAGCCGTCGAGCGCCGCATCGACGACCTCCTCATCGCAGGTCTCAGCGTTCTGCGCGTGATTCACGGCGGTGGCAACCCGGAATACGGCAACGTCAAGCGCATCATCGACCGCAAAGTGCGCTCCGAATGGAAAAATCGAGTCGTTTTCTACAAGGTTGAACCCGACAACGCCGGTTCCAGCATCATGAAAATCGGCAAGCCTCGCCCGCAAGTTACAAAAAAGAAGAAATAA